CGTGACCCGAGGCACGCTGCCGCGGCCGCGGCAGCTGGGCGGCCGCGCACTGTGGTTGGTGGACGAGCTGCGCCAGGCCGCTCATGCGCTGCCGGTGAGCGACCTGCTACCGCCGCCGAGTGCGCAGGCAGCCTAACGACCAGGTTAAGCCGGCCCGCCGTGCGGGCTCGGCTTGAACCGCCAGTTCGGCTGGCGGAAGACGCAACAGAAGGAGGCCAGCGATGGCAGAGACGACAGGCATTGCATGGACTGACAGCACGTTCAATCCGTGGATCGGGTGCACGAAGGTAAGCCCGGGCTGCGACAACTGCTATGCATCGGTGAGCACACCGGCGCGCAGCATGCGCATCGTATGGGGCGCTGGCCAGCCGCGCCACCGCACCAGCGCGCAGAACTGGAAGACGCCCGAATTCTGGAACAGCCAGCACGAGGCGTTCAAGGCCGCGCACGGACGGCGCCGCCGTGTGTTCTGTGCCAGCTTGGCGGACGTGTTCGACAACGAGGTGCCGAACCAGTGGCGCGCGGACCTGTTCGCGTTGATTGACCGCACGCCGCACCTGGACTGGCTGCTGCTGACGAAGCGCGTGGGCAACGTGCTGCCGATGCTGCTGGAGATTGGCCGCGAGCGCCTGCCGGTGAACGTGTGGCAGGGAATTAGCGCCGTGAATCAGGACGAGGCCCGCCGCGACCTGCCGAAGCTGGCGCGGCTGGACGCCACGGTGCGCTGGGTGAGCTACGAACCCGCGCTGGGCGAACTTGACCTGTTCGACATGGTGATGACCAAGGACGGCCCGCACCAGTTGATCGAGGGCCTGGACTGGGTGATTGCCGGCGGCGAGAGCGGCCCGAAGGCCAGGCCGATCCGGCGCGAGTGGGTTGACCTACTGCGCGAGCAGTGCGCTCGCTGCGGCGTTGCGTTCTTCTTCAAGCAGTGGGGAGGCATCAACGCGACGGCCGGCGGCTGCGAGCTGGACGGCGCAGAGGTCAAGGCATGGCCCGCCACCACCTGAAGCCGAACGCCGGCAATTAGCGGGACGCCCGCCAGGGCGGCTCCGCTGCATTGGCACTGTTAGGCCGTATTTTCTGAGAGGACAACAAATGCTTGCATGGTGGGCTGAACTAATGCCGCTGTTTGCGGTGCGGTGGCTTGCGCGGCGATATTGCGAAAGCATCGCGGCGCACCCGCACGTTTGCAAAACTGCGCGCCCTGATGTGCTGCTGGTTGTGATGACCACAAGAATGAGAAAGCATTGATGCCCTGCTACATGAAAGACCAGCCAGATGGCCGCATGTTCATTTGCGGCGACCTGGGCGACCACTGCGCCGAATGCGGCTGGGTTGGTGAGTACCTGTGCGACTACCCAGTTGGCGAAGGCAAGACCTGCGACCGCCCGCTGTGTGAGACGCACGCAAACGATATTGGCCCAGACCTGCACTACTGCGCAGCGCACCTGGGCATGTGGAAAGCCTACCGGGACAGCGGCGGGGTGCAGCGCGAGCTGGACAACGTGGTGCCGTTCCGTGGGGCCTAACACCGAAGTTCAGCGGCCCGCGTAGCGGGTCGCGCTGCAACGCAGAGTTAGACGCGTTTGAGAGGAAGCAATGAGAAATTCGACCGAGAGGATCAACAGACGCCGCGCCGGCACAGCCCCACCAGCTGGTGGGATGACTGGACACGCCAGCACCACGAGGCCCCTGACGGCCTCCACTGGGAAAGTGCATCTTGACT
The genomic region above belongs to Aquabacterium sp. OR-4 and contains:
- a CDS encoding phage Gp37/Gp68 family protein encodes the protein MAETTGIAWTDSTFNPWIGCTKVSPGCDNCYASVSTPARSMRIVWGAGQPRHRTSAQNWKTPEFWNSQHEAFKAAHGRRRRVFCASLADVFDNEVPNQWRADLFALIDRTPHLDWLLLTKRVGNVLPMLLEIGRERLPVNVWQGISAVNQDEARRDLPKLARLDATVRWVSYEPALGELDLFDMVMTKDGPHQLIEGLDWVIAGGESGPKARPIRREWVDLLREQCARCGVAFFFKQWGGINATAGGCELDGAEVKAWPATT
- a CDS encoding helix-turn-helix transcriptional regulator produces the protein MATKTPTTAATIVRIEPIGVGRDDAALLLGIGLSTFEAHVTRGTLPRPRQLGGRALWLVDELRQAAHALPVSDLLPPPSAQAA